A portion of the Trachemys scripta elegans isolate TJP31775 chromosome 9, CAS_Tse_1.0, whole genome shotgun sequence genome contains these proteins:
- the LOC117883072 gene encoding synaptotagmin-like protein 4 — MLDLSFLTEEEYEKLMKVLQRDAELKKKDSDRIRRLQGSLKDEKKKKFVTGEWFNEEKAKRFQEELEGPDLLRASIRKKKEKPENEPNEHIRQSLEDTAASLPSDTTSPLFPELTPDLGAERSSTTALDSSEEQNTWPKPKPRHVILPPSLNERSSVNDVSPGESNTGVSTTDNWQLSEKGHEVPLSPAKLSEEDMVQSSYSSAVEVPDALSGTPAMQNAPPKDTNIASKIPVKRKASKGLLRSETLVNHTEQTEGSDAKRESLKSSKLLSGEEDNNLVLKQGANYTISSMSNKDDEIGLDREQFKNLRNFWEKGADTVVAGNVSEESFEKPSVVGSNGRSFTLSRSLSNQSNQSQNGEEKSNVSMKTRIPYKRTVTLSSSEDEPCYVAHSRKGSASAMARSTYGKSKGAVVTRNNSLTESNGRQEEERKAQRCLRRSKLPVRVPSIKIDSPTKEGPSSTFEPETPADEYVMPEESRRKVDSLASRIQILIEPVHSDSDSDRDKRSDLGIQENMETNGELPEGKTREPADNLKSKDPAMEREAIQGTDSAIFSEDDGDQSPVAMALARANSVNLAKSMVNIYTTSETYNKPQMITHQLLEPERTKELSRSTPLLLSETESDTASEISFQFNRHKKTPSLGSHSSDMASVSSVSGSVLSVYSGDFGSVDAQGTVQFALDYDEKNREFQIYVSQCKDLAVVDEKKGRSDPYVKTYLLPDKARMGKRKTSVKKRTVNPIYNEVLRYKIEKMVLLIQKLNLSVWHNDPLGRNSFLGEIEIDLASWDWSNKKLNWYMLKPRSLSAINGVDHRGVMNLAIKYVPPGSLGPKNPSSGEVHIWVKDSKDLPQLRPSGVDSFVKCYVLPDTSKKSYQKTRVIKRDPNPVFNHTIVYDGFHTEDLKDACVELTVWDHEKLTNHFLGGIRLGLGTGTSYGISVDWMDSTQEEVAFWQEMMSASNEWIEGLLPLRSLAGRRKLK, encoded by the exons ATGCTGGACCTAAGCTTTCTGACAGAAGAGGAGTATGAGAAGCTTATGAAGGTTCTGCAGAGAGATGCAGAGTTGAAGAAAAAAGACAGTGATCGTATCAG acgGTTACAAGGCTCTCTCAaggatgaaaagaagaaaaagtttgTGACTGGTGAATGGTTTAATGAAGAGAAGGCAAAACGTTTTCAAGAGGAGCTAGAGGGGCCAGACCTGCTTCGAGCATCcattagaaagaaaaaggagaaaccGGAAA ATGAGCCTAACGAACACATCCGGCAGAGCCTGGAAGACACAGCAGCTTCACTGCCATCAGACACAACCAGTCCTCTCTTCCCTGAACTCACTCCAGACTTGGGAGCCGAGAG ATCCAGTACTACTGCTTTGGATTCTTCAGAGGAGCAGAATACCTGGCCAAAGCCAAAACCAAGACACGTCATACTGCCACCCTCATTAAATGAG AGATCCAGTGTAAATGATGTCTCGCCAGGAGAGAGCAACACTGGAGTAAGTACAACAGACAACTGGCAACTGTCTGAAAAAG gTCATGAAGTACCTCTGTCGCCTGCCAAGCTCTCAGAAGAGGATATGGTTCAGTCCAGTTATTCTTCTGCGGTGGAGGTTCCTGATGCGCTCAGTGGCACCCCAGCAATGCAGAACGCTCCCCCCAAAGACACTAATATTGCCAGCAAGATACCAGTCAAGAGGAAAGCAAGCAAAGGCCTGCTCAGGTCAGAGACTCTTGTGAATCACACAGAGCAGACTGAGGGCAGTGATGCAAAGAGAGAGTCACTTAAAAGCTCAAAATTACTGTCTGGAGAGGAAGACAACAATCTGGTTCTGAAGCAAGGAGCCAACTATACCATCTCTTCTATGAGCAATAAAGATGACGAAATCGGCCTAGATCGTGAACAGTTCAAGAACCTGAGGAACTTTTGGGAGAAAGGTGCAGATACTGTAGTAGCAGGTAATGTTTCAGAGGAGTCCTTTGAAAAGCCCAGTGTGGTAGGGTCAAATGGGAGATCGTTCACATTGAGTCGCTCTCTCTCTAATCAGTCTAATCAAAGCCAAAATGGTGAAGAAAAGTCCAATGTCTCCATGAAAACCAGAATTCCCTATAAAAGAACAGTGACCTTGTCTTCTAGTGAAGATGAACCGTGCTACGTAGCCCATTCAAGGAAGGGCTCAGCCTCCGCTATGGCCAGGTCTACATATGGCAAGAGCAAAGGGGCCGTGGTTACTAGAAATAATTCATTGACTGAAAGTAatgggaggcaggaggaggagagaaaggcaCAACGCTGCTTGAGGAGATCCAAACTGCCTGTGCGAGTGCCTTCAATCAAAATAGATTCGCCCACAAAAGAGGGGCCCAGCAGCACATTTGAACCAGAAACGCCTGCAGATGAGTATGTCATGCCTGAAGAAAGCAGGCGCAAGGTGGACTCATTGGCGAGTAGGATTCAGATATTGATAGAACCTGTACATTCAGACAGTGATAGTGATAGGGATAAAAGGTCTGATTTGGGCATTCAAGAAAACATGGAAACTAATGGAGAGCTCCCTGAGGGTAAGACACGTGAGCCTGCAGACAACCTAAAGTCCAAGGATCCAGCCATGGAGAGAGAAGCGATTCAAGGAACTGACTCGGCTATATTCTCAG AAGACGACGGGGATCAATCCCCTGTTGCCATGGCTCTGGCACGAGCGAATAGCGTTAATCTAGCCAAGAGCATGGTGAACATTTACACAACCAGTGAGA CGTACAATAAGCCACAAATGATAACTCATCAACTTCTTGAGCCCGAACGAACCAAAGAGCTGAGCAGATCCACCCCTCTCCTTCTATCTGAG ACGGAATCGGACACTGCTTCAGAAATCAGCTTCCAGTTTAACAGACACAAAAAGACTCCTAGCCTTGGCAGCCACTCCTCTGACATGGCATCAGTCTCTTCG GTAAGCGGTAGCGTTCTCAGCGTCTACAGTGGTGATTTTGGGAGTGTGGATGCACAAGGGACTGTTCAGTTTGCTCTGGATTATGATGAGAAAAACCGAGAATTCCAGATTTATGTTTCCCAGTGCAAGGACCTGGCTGTGGTGGATGAGAAGAAAGGCAGATCTGACCC gTATGTCAAAACTTACCTGCTCCCAGACAAAGCTAGAATGGGCAAGAGAAAAACCTCAGTGAAGAAGAGAACAGTGAATCCCATTTACAACGAAGTGTTAAGA TATAAAATAGAGAAAATGGTGTTGCTGATCCAAAAATTAAATCTTTCCGTGTGGCACAATGACCCACTGGGACGTAACAGCTTCTTGGGAGAGATAGAAATAGACCTAGCCAGCTGGGATTGGAGCAACAAGAAACTCAACTGGTACATGCTGAAGCCACGG AGCCTTTCTGCTATTAATGGTGTGGATCATCGAGGAGTGATGAATCTGGCTATTAAGTATGTCCCACCAGGAAGCTtag GTCCAAAGAATCCTTCATCTGGGGAAGTTCATATCTGGGTCAAAGACAGCAAGGACCTCCCACAGTTGCGCCCTTCCGGAGTTGACTCCTTTGTGAAATG TTACGTGCTTCCAGACACCAGTAAGAAGAGTTACCAGAAGACCAGAGTTATTAAAAGAGACCCAAACCCTGTTTTTAATCACACTATCGTGTACGATGGATTCCACACAGAAGATCTGAAAGATGCCTGTGTTGAGCTGACTGTGTGGGATCATGAAAAACTAACTAATCACTTCCTCGGAGGGATCCGGCTGGGCCTTGGGACAG